A genome region from Drosophila simulans strain w501 chromosome 2R, Prin_Dsim_3.1, whole genome shotgun sequence includes the following:
- the LOC6725079 gene encoding protein gustavus isoform X3, whose product MEFGKKRYKGGRTPSIRSSERRRPQSVSSISTLSPRVVLSRLEPREFERLRLSYKIAIDQRRSRSCRGMNMGQKISGGVKTVSRNDSQSTFKPIIPRELQADFVKPARIDILLDMPPASRDLQLKHSWNSEDRSLNIFVKEDDKLTFHRHPVAQSTDCIRGKVGLTKGLHIWEIYWPTRQRGTHAVVGVCTADAPLHSVGYQSLVGSTEQSWGWDLGRNKLYHDSKNCAGVTYPAILKNDEAFLVPDKFLVALDMDEGTLSFIVDQQYLGIAFRGLRGKKLYPIVSAVWGHCEITMRYIGGLDPEPLPLMDLCRRTIRQKIGRTNLEEHIQQLQLPLSMKTYLLYKNRR is encoded by the exons ATGGAATTTGGTAAAAAAAG GTATAAGGGTGGTCGGACACCTTCTATTAGGTCCAGTGAAAGGCGTCGTCCTCAAAGTGTTTCATCTATATCCACACTATCCCCGAGAGTTGTTTTGTCAAGATTGGAACCAAGGGAGTTTGAACGTCTTCGACTATCCTACAAAATTGCAATCGACCAAAGAAGATCCAGAAGCTGCCGTGGCATGAACATGGGTCAAAAAATTAGTGGCGGAGTCAAAACAGTTAGTCGCAATGATTCACAGTCTACATTCAAACCAATAATACCAAGAGAGTTGCAAGCTGATTTCGTTAAACCAGCACGAATCGATATATTGCTTGATATGCCGCCAGCATCTCGAGATCTTCAATTAAAGCATTCATGGAACTCCGAAGATCGGTCTCTTAACATTTTTGTAAAAGAGGACGACAAGTTGACATTTCATAGGCACCCAGTGGCTCAAAGTACTGATTGTATTCGCGGAAAAGTCGGACTTACAAAGGGATTGCATATTTGGGAAATTTACTGGCCAACAAGGCAAAGAGGAACCCACGCTGTTGTCGGGGTATGCACTGCAGATGCACCTTTACATTCAGTTGGCTACCAAAGTTTAGTTGGATCAACTGAACAAAGTTGGGGCTGGGACTTAggaagaaataaattataccATGACTCAAAAAACTGCGCTGGAGTTACATATCCAGCCATTCTTAAAAACGACGAAGCTTTTTTAGTTCCAGATAAGTTCTTAGTAGCGTTAGATATGGACGAAGGAACACTAAGCTTCATTGTTGATCAGCAGTACCTCGGTATTGCGTTTAGAGGACTGCGAGGAAAAAAACTATATCCAATTGTTTCGGCGGTTTGGGGACACTGTGAAATAACAATGCGTTACATTGGTGGATTAGATC CTGAACCGTTGCCCCTAATGGATCTTTGCCGAAGAACAATTCGTCAAAAAATTGGCCGCACAAACTTGGAGGAGCACATTCAACAGCTTCAACTTCCTTTATCaatgaaaacatatttattgtataaaaACCGCAGATAA
- the LOC6725079 gene encoding protein gustavus isoform X1, with protein sequence MHICIYMSMYVCICMFICFYMYKGGRTPSIRSSERRRPQSVSSISTLSPRVVLSRLEPREFERLRLSYKIAIDQRRSRSCRGMNMGQKISGGVKTVSRNDSQSTFKPIIPRELQADFVKPARIDILLDMPPASRDLQLKHSWNSEDRSLNIFVKEDDKLTFHRHPVAQSTDCIRGKVGLTKGLHIWEIYWPTRQRGTHAVVGVCTADAPLHSVGYQSLVGSTEQSWGWDLGRNKLYHDSKNCAGVTYPAILKNDEAFLVPDKFLVALDMDEGTLSFIVDQQYLGIAFRGLRGKKLYPIVSAVWGHCEITMRYIGGLDPEPLPLMDLCRRTIRQKIGRTNLEEHIQQLQLPLSMKTYLLYKNRR encoded by the exons ATgcacatatgcatatacatgtctatgtatgtatgtatatgtatgtttatatgtttttatat GTATAAGGGTGGTCGGACACCTTCTATTAGGTCCAGTGAAAGGCGTCGTCCTCAAAGTGTTTCATCTATATCCACACTATCCCCGAGAGTTGTTTTGTCAAGATTGGAACCAAGGGAGTTTGAACGTCTTCGACTATCCTACAAAATTGCAATCGACCAAAGAAGATCCAGAAGCTGCCGTGGCATGAACATGGGTCAAAAAATTAGTGGCGGAGTCAAAACAGTTAGTCGCAATGATTCACAGTCTACATTCAAACCAATAATACCAAGAGAGTTGCAAGCTGATTTCGTTAAACCAGCACGAATCGATATATTGCTTGATATGCCGCCAGCATCTCGAGATCTTCAATTAAAGCATTCATGGAACTCCGAAGATCGGTCTCTTAACATTTTTGTAAAAGAGGACGACAAGTTGACATTTCATAGGCACCCAGTGGCTCAAAGTACTGATTGTATTCGCGGAAAAGTCGGACTTACAAAGGGATTGCATATTTGGGAAATTTACTGGCCAACAAGGCAAAGAGGAACCCACGCTGTTGTCGGGGTATGCACTGCAGATGCACCTTTACATTCAGTTGGCTACCAAAGTTTAGTTGGATCAACTGAACAAAGTTGGGGCTGGGACTTAggaagaaataaattataccATGACTCAAAAAACTGCGCTGGAGTTACATATCCAGCCATTCTTAAAAACGACGAAGCTTTTTTAGTTCCAGATAAGTTCTTAGTAGCGTTAGATATGGACGAAGGAACACTAAGCTTCATTGTTGATCAGCAGTACCTCGGTATTGCGTTTAGAGGACTGCGAGGAAAAAAACTATATCCAATTGTTTCGGCGGTTTGGGGACACTGTGAAATAACAATGCGTTACATTGGTGGATTAGATC CTGAACCGTTGCCCCTAATGGATCTTTGCCGAAGAACAATTCGTCAAAAAATTGGCCGCACAAACTTGGAGGAGCACATTCAACAGCTTCAACTTCCTTTATCaatgaaaacatatttattgtataaaaACCGCAGATAA
- the LOC6725079 gene encoding protein gustavus isoform X4, whose amino-acid sequence MYKGGRTPSIRSSERRRPQSVSSISTLSPRVVLSRLEPREFERLRLSYKIAIDQRRSRSCRGMNMGQKISGGVKTVSRNDSQSTFKPIIPRELQADFVKPARIDILLDMPPASRDLQLKHSWNSEDRSLNIFVKEDDKLTFHRHPVAQSTDCIRGKVGLTKGLHIWEIYWPTRQRGTHAVVGVCTADAPLHSVGYQSLVGSTEQSWGWDLGRNKLYHDSKNCAGVTYPAILKNDEAFLVPDKFLVALDMDEGTLSFIVDQQYLGIAFRGLRGKKLYPIVSAVWGHCEITMRYIGGLDPEPLPLMDLCRRTIRQKIGRTNLEEHIQQLQLPLSMKTYLLYKNRR is encoded by the exons AT GTATAAGGGTGGTCGGACACCTTCTATTAGGTCCAGTGAAAGGCGTCGTCCTCAAAGTGTTTCATCTATATCCACACTATCCCCGAGAGTTGTTTTGTCAAGATTGGAACCAAGGGAGTTTGAACGTCTTCGACTATCCTACAAAATTGCAATCGACCAAAGAAGATCCAGAAGCTGCCGTGGCATGAACATGGGTCAAAAAATTAGTGGCGGAGTCAAAACAGTTAGTCGCAATGATTCACAGTCTACATTCAAACCAATAATACCAAGAGAGTTGCAAGCTGATTTCGTTAAACCAGCACGAATCGATATATTGCTTGATATGCCGCCAGCATCTCGAGATCTTCAATTAAAGCATTCATGGAACTCCGAAGATCGGTCTCTTAACATTTTTGTAAAAGAGGACGACAAGTTGACATTTCATAGGCACCCAGTGGCTCAAAGTACTGATTGTATTCGCGGAAAAGTCGGACTTACAAAGGGATTGCATATTTGGGAAATTTACTGGCCAACAAGGCAAAGAGGAACCCACGCTGTTGTCGGGGTATGCACTGCAGATGCACCTTTACATTCAGTTGGCTACCAAAGTTTAGTTGGATCAACTGAACAAAGTTGGGGCTGGGACTTAggaagaaataaattataccATGACTCAAAAAACTGCGCTGGAGTTACATATCCAGCCATTCTTAAAAACGACGAAGCTTTTTTAGTTCCAGATAAGTTCTTAGTAGCGTTAGATATGGACGAAGGAACACTAAGCTTCATTGTTGATCAGCAGTACCTCGGTATTGCGTTTAGAGGACTGCGAGGAAAAAAACTATATCCAATTGTTTCGGCGGTTTGGGGACACTGTGAAATAACAATGCGTTACATTGGTGGATTAGATC CTGAACCGTTGCCCCTAATGGATCTTTGCCGAAGAACAATTCGTCAAAAAATTGGCCGCACAAACTTGGAGGAGCACATTCAACAGCTTCAACTTCCTTTATCaatgaaaacatatttattgtataaaaACCGCAGATAA
- the LOC6725079 gene encoding protein gustavus isoform X2 codes for MHICIYMSMYKGGRTPSIRSSERRRPQSVSSISTLSPRVVLSRLEPREFERLRLSYKIAIDQRRSRSCRGMNMGQKISGGVKTVSRNDSQSTFKPIIPRELQADFVKPARIDILLDMPPASRDLQLKHSWNSEDRSLNIFVKEDDKLTFHRHPVAQSTDCIRGKVGLTKGLHIWEIYWPTRQRGTHAVVGVCTADAPLHSVGYQSLVGSTEQSWGWDLGRNKLYHDSKNCAGVTYPAILKNDEAFLVPDKFLVALDMDEGTLSFIVDQQYLGIAFRGLRGKKLYPIVSAVWGHCEITMRYIGGLDPEPLPLMDLCRRTIRQKIGRTNLEEHIQQLQLPLSMKTYLLYKNRR; via the exons ATgcacatatgcatatacatgtctat GTATAAGGGTGGTCGGACACCTTCTATTAGGTCCAGTGAAAGGCGTCGTCCTCAAAGTGTTTCATCTATATCCACACTATCCCCGAGAGTTGTTTTGTCAAGATTGGAACCAAGGGAGTTTGAACGTCTTCGACTATCCTACAAAATTGCAATCGACCAAAGAAGATCCAGAAGCTGCCGTGGCATGAACATGGGTCAAAAAATTAGTGGCGGAGTCAAAACAGTTAGTCGCAATGATTCACAGTCTACATTCAAACCAATAATACCAAGAGAGTTGCAAGCTGATTTCGTTAAACCAGCACGAATCGATATATTGCTTGATATGCCGCCAGCATCTCGAGATCTTCAATTAAAGCATTCATGGAACTCCGAAGATCGGTCTCTTAACATTTTTGTAAAAGAGGACGACAAGTTGACATTTCATAGGCACCCAGTGGCTCAAAGTACTGATTGTATTCGCGGAAAAGTCGGACTTACAAAGGGATTGCATATTTGGGAAATTTACTGGCCAACAAGGCAAAGAGGAACCCACGCTGTTGTCGGGGTATGCACTGCAGATGCACCTTTACATTCAGTTGGCTACCAAAGTTTAGTTGGATCAACTGAACAAAGTTGGGGCTGGGACTTAggaagaaataaattataccATGACTCAAAAAACTGCGCTGGAGTTACATATCCAGCCATTCTTAAAAACGACGAAGCTTTTTTAGTTCCAGATAAGTTCTTAGTAGCGTTAGATATGGACGAAGGAACACTAAGCTTCATTGTTGATCAGCAGTACCTCGGTATTGCGTTTAGAGGACTGCGAGGAAAAAAACTATATCCAATTGTTTCGGCGGTTTGGGGACACTGTGAAATAACAATGCGTTACATTGGTGGATTAGATC CTGAACCGTTGCCCCTAATGGATCTTTGCCGAAGAACAATTCGTCAAAAAATTGGCCGCACAAACTTGGAGGAGCACATTCAACAGCTTCAACTTCCTTTATCaatgaaaacatatttattgtataaaaACCGCAGATAA